The Oxyura jamaicensis isolate SHBP4307 breed ruddy duck chromosome 8, BPBGC_Ojam_1.0, whole genome shotgun sequence genome has a segment encoding these proteins:
- the KDM4A gene encoding lysine-specific demethylase 4A, whose protein sequence is MASELEGPNPGARIMTFRPSMEQFRDFSRYIAYVEAQGAHRAGLAKIVPPKEWRPRRCYDDIDELVIPAPIQQVVTGQSGLFTQYNIQKKAMTVREFRRIANSDKYCTPRYTDFEDLERKYWKNLTFNAPIYGADVNGTLYEKHVDAWNIGRLNTILDIVENESGITIEGVNTPYLYFGMWKTSFAWHTEDMDLYSINYLHFGEPKSWYSIPPEHGKRLERLAKGFFPGSAQSCEAFLRHKMTLISPSILKKYGIPFDKVTQEAGEFMITFPYSYHAGFNHGFNCAESTNFATLRWIEYGKQSVLCSCRKDMVKISMDVFVRKYQPDRYKLWKAGKDVTVIDHTLPTPEAAEFLKGDLMQKVKSGKQYAEEMETGETCKEEVDGDEAKSVPKHRIGTKRHRVCLEVPQEVSESEAFPKEELSSAQDEADTAQPCEIPTSEVGQQGEQRRKLSDCGCLARFEELKAVKLEEEEEEEAAALDLSISHASNSTSVLPTSKQSATCSVQPCSPAYSGSSDSESTDLLPKRTVPGPAGVLTVHSYAKGDASGSDSEQTSGKKTSATASMNEQELAEAAKEYIRSMKESKKSKGRRQPLSKLPRHHPLLVKDCISDDEASEQLTPEEEAEETEAWAKPLSQLWQNRPPNFEAEKEYNRTMAQQSPYCAVCMLFQTYQAECGGNSQSSGVTPGAADGKIRTKPLIPEMCFTTTGCSTDLNLSTPYLEEDGTSVLITCRNCQVCVHASCYGVPPEKATEDWMCSRCTENALEEDCCLCSLRGGALQRANDDKWVHVMCAVAVLEAKFVNIAERSPVDVGKIPLQRFRLKCVFCKKRRKRIAGCCVQCSHGRCPTSFHVSCAQAAGVMMQPDDWPFVVFITCFRHKIPSQAERAKAALQDLSPGQIVISKHKNGRFYQCEVVSLAKETFYEVNFDDGSFSDNLYPEDIVSRDCLQLGPPAEGEVVQVRWTDGQVYGAKFVASHAIQMYQVEFEDGSQLMVKRDDVYTLDEELPKRVKSRLSIASDMRFTEIFAEKEVRQERKRQRVINSRYREDYIEPALYRAIME, encoded by the exons ATGGCCTCGGAGCTGGAGGGCCCCAACCCCGGCGCGCGGATCATGACGTTCCGGCCCAGCATGGAGCAGTTCCGCGACTTCAGCCGCTACATCGCCTACGTGGAGGCGCAGGGAGCGCACCGCGCCGGGCTGGCCAAG ATCGTGCCCCCCAAGGAGTGGAGGCCGCGGCGGTGCTACGACGACATCGACGAGCTGGTGATCCCGGCGCCCATCCAGCAGGTGGTGACGGGGCAGTCCGGGCTCTTCACGCAGTACAACATCCAGAAGAAGGCCATGACGGTGCGCGAGTTCCGCCGGATCGCCAACAGCGACAA gtaCTGCACACCCCGCTACACGGATTTTGAAGACCTTGAACGAAAGTACTGGAAGAACCTTACGTTCAATGCCCCCATCTATGGTGCTGATGTTAATGGCACACTTTATGAGAAG cacGTAGATGCGTGGAATATTGGCAGATTGAACACAATCCTGGATATCGTGGAGAATGAAAGTGGCATAACCATTGAAGGAGTGAATACTCCTTACCTCTATTTTGGCATGTGGAAAACTTCGTTTGCTTGGCATACTGAAGACATGGATCTCTACAGTATTAATTACTTGCATTTTGGGGAACCCAAGTCATG GTACTCTATCCCTCCAGAGCATGGGAAGCGGCTGGAGAGACTTGCCAAAG gatTCTTTCCGGGAAGTGCCCAGAGCTGTGAAGCGTTTCTCCGTCACAAGATGACCCTGATCTCTCCATCGATTCTGAAGAAATACGGCATCCCGTTTGATAAG GTGACGCAGGAAGCTGGAGAGTTCATGATAACCTTTCCTTATAGTTATCACGCTGGCTTTAATCATGGATTTAACTGTGCTGAATCTACCAACTTTGCTACTCTTCGGTGGATTGAGTATGGGAAACAGTCTGTACTG TGCTCATGCCGGAAGGACATGGTGAAGATCTCCATGGATGTGTTTGTGAGGAAGTACCAGCCGGACCGTTACAAGCTCTGGAAGGCCGGGAAGGACGTGACTGTCATTGACCATACTCTTCCAACACCAGAAGCGGCAGAGTTCCTTAAAGGGGATCTCATGCAAAAAGTCAAGAGTGGGAAGCAGTATGCTGAGGAAATGGAAACAGGAGAAACGTGTAAAGAGGAGGTGGATGGGGATGAGGCAAAAAG tgtGCCCAAGCATCGCATAGGAACCAAAAGGCACAGAGTCTGCCTGGAAGTACCCCAGGAAGTGAGTGAGAGTGAGGCCTTCCCCAAggaggagctgagctctgcGCAGGATGAAGCAGACACGGCACAGCCTTGTGAGATACCCACAAGTGAAGTTGGGCAGCAAGGTGAACAAAGGCGCAAGCTTTCAG ATTGTGGGTGCTTGGCCAGATTTGAAGAACTGAAAGCTGTGAAgcttgaggaggaagaagaggaagaagcagctgcGTTGGACCTCTCCATTTCGCATGCTTCAAATTCCACTTCAGTTTTGCCGACTTCGAAGCAGAGTGCAACTTGCAGCGTTCAGCCTTGCTCGCCAGCATATTCTGGTTCTTCAGACTCTGAATCGACTGATCTGTTGCCAAAAAGAACTGTACCTGGGCCAGCTGGGGTGCTTACAGTCCATAGCTACGCTAAAGGGGATGCCAGTGGATCTGACAGTGAACagacttcaggaaagaaaaccagTGCTACTGCCAGCATGAATGAACAAGAACTGGCAGAG GCAGCAAAGGAGTACATAAGATCAATGAAGGAGAGTAAGAAGTCCAAGGGTCGTCGCCAGCCATTGAGCAAGCTCCCACGCCATCACCCGCTCTTGGTTAAAGACTGCATTAGTGATGATG AGGCATCGGAGCAACTCACTCCTGaagaagaagctgaagagaCAGAAGCTTGGGCCAAGCCACTGAGCCAGCTGTGGCAGAATCGGCCACCAAATTTTGAGGCTGAAAAAGAATACAACCGGACCATGGCCCAGCAGTCACCTTACTGCGCTGTTTGTATGCTCTTCCAGACGTATCAG GCAGAGTGTGGAGGCAACAGTCAAAGCTCTGGAGTAACTCCAGGTGCTGCGGATGGGAAGATCCGAACCAAACCCCTGATTCCTGAAATGTGCTTCACTACAACTGGCTGCAGCACCGATCTCAATCTTTCAACCCCCTACTTAGAGGAAGATGGAACCAGCGTACTCATCACCTGCAGGAACTGTCAAGTCTGCGTTCATGCAA GTTGTTATGGTGTACCCCCCGAAAAGGCTACTGAAGACTGGATGTGCTCCAGGTGCACAGAAAATGCCTTAGAAGAG GACTGCTGTTTGTGTTCATTACGAGGAGGAGCTCTTCAGAGAGCCAATGATGACAA GTGGGTTCATGTAATGTGTGCTGTAGCTGTACTGGAGGCAAAATTTGTGAACATCGCAGAGCGCAGTCCTGTAGATGTTGGCAAAATCCCCCTGCAACGTTTCAGACTG AAATGTGTCTTCTGCAAAAAACGAAGAAAGAGAATCGCAGGTTGCTGTGTACAGTGCTCCCACGGTCGGTGTCCCACGTCCTTTCATGTCAGCTGTGCCCAAGCAGCAGGAGTCATGATGCAGCCTGATGACTGGCCATTTGTTGTCTTCATTACCTGCTTCAGGCATAAGATCCCATCTCAGGCAGAG CGAGCTAAGGCTGCACTCCAAGATCTGTCACCTGGACAGATAGTCATCAGCAAGCACAAGAATGGTCGCTTCTATCAATGTGAAGTGGTCAGCCTTGCGAAGGAGACTTTCTATGAGGTCAACTTTGATGATGGCTCCTTCAGTGACAACCTGTACCCAGAAGACATTGTG AGTCGAGACTGCCTTCAGTTAGGTCCTCCTGCTGAAGGTGAAGTTGTGCAGGTCAGATGGACAGATGGGCAAGTTTATGGAGCCAAGTTTGTCGCATCACATGCCATCCAGATGTACCAG gtggAATTTGAAGATGGGTCTCAGCTGATGGTGAAAAGAGATGATGTGTACACTCTGGACGAGGAGCTTCCTAAGAGAGTCAAGTCAAGACTG tcAATAGCTTCAGATATGCGCTTCACGGAGATCTTTGCAGAGAAGGAGGTCAGACAAGAGAGGAAGAGACAAAGAGTGATCAATTCACGCTACCGGGAAGATTACATTGAACCCGCATTGTACCGGGCCATCATGGAGTAA